One stretch of Dokdonia sp. Hel_I_53 DNA includes these proteins:
- the glyA gene encoding serine hydroxymethyltransferase — protein sequence MQRDTAIFNLINDEFERQRNGLELIASENFVSDQVMEAAGSVLTNKYAEGYPGKRYYGGCEVVDEVEKIAIDRAKELFGAAYANVQPHSGSQANTAVFHACLQPGDKFLGFDLAHGGHLTHGSPVNFSGRLYNPVFYGVDQETGLLNYDKIQEIAEKEQPKMIIAGASAYSREIDYERFREIADSVGAILLADIAHPAGLIAKGIVADPLPHCHIVTTTTHKTLRGPRGGMILMGEDFENPFGIKLKSGKLRMMSSLVDSGIFPGNQGGPLMHIIGAKAIAFGEALTDDFLHYMVQTKKNAEALAAALVLKGYDIISGGTDNHMMLIDLRNKNVTGKAAEEALGLADITVNKNMVPFDDKSPFVTSGIRIGTAAVTTRGLIEEDMHTIANFIDKVIEHHDNEEVLSNVAKSVNEMMGDKPLFKS from the coding sequence ATGCAACGCGATACCGCAATATTTAATCTCATTAATGATGAATTTGAAAGACAACGTAATGGTCTCGAGCTCATTGCCTCAGAAAATTTTGTAAGCGACCAAGTAATGGAAGCGGCTGGGTCTGTGCTTACCAATAAATATGCAGAAGGATACCCAGGTAAAAGGTATTACGGTGGTTGTGAAGTAGTAGATGAGGTTGAGAAAATTGCAATAGATCGTGCAAAAGAACTATTCGGTGCGGCATATGCAAACGTTCAGCCACACTCAGGATCTCAAGCAAATACAGCTGTTTTTCACGCCTGCTTGCAGCCTGGAGATAAATTCTTAGGTTTTGACCTTGCACATGGTGGTCACCTCACGCATGGGTCCCCAGTAAATTTTTCTGGACGTTTGTATAATCCTGTATTTTATGGGGTAGATCAAGAAACTGGTCTTCTCAATTATGATAAGATTCAAGAAATAGCAGAGAAAGAGCAACCTAAGATGATTATTGCAGGAGCATCTGCTTACTCAAGAGAGATCGATTATGAACGCTTTCGCGAAATAGCAGATTCAGTAGGAGCTATATTACTTGCAGATATTGCACACCCAGCTGGACTTATAGCAAAGGGAATTGTCGCAGACCCACTACCACACTGTCATATCGTAACGACAACAACGCATAAAACATTACGAGGACCACGTGGGGGAATGATCTTAATGGGTGAAGATTTTGAAAACCCATTTGGTATCAAGTTAAAAAGTGGCAAATTACGTATGATGTCGTCGTTGGTTGATAGTGGGATTTTCCCAGGGAACCAAGGAGGGCCATTAATGCATATCATTGGAGCAAAAGCAATAGCCTTTGGTGAAGCACTTACTGACGATTTTTTACACTATATGGTTCAAACTAAGAAAAATGCTGAGGCATTAGCCGCAGCATTAGTACTCAAGGGGTATGATATTATTTCTGGAGGGACAGATAACCATATGATGCTTATTGATTTGCGTAACAAAAATGTAACAGGAAAAGCAGCAGAAGAGGCGTTAGGTCTAGCAGATATTACTGTAAATAAGAATATGGTACCTTTTGATGATAAATCTCCATTTGTCACTTCAGGTATTCGGATAGGTACTGCAGCGGTAACCACTCGTGGTCTTATAGAAGAAGATATGCATACAATTGCAAATTTCATCGATAAAGTAATAGAGCATCACGATAATGAAGAGGTGTTATCAAATGTGGCAAAAAGTGTAAATGAAATGATGGGAGATAAGCCCCTTTTCAAATCTTAG
- a CDS encoding response regulator transcription factor: MIPIAIAEDHQALLDGIQLLFKYNQDISIIGMANDGEELLDIVRKKQPKIIITDIRMPRMDGITMTKIISNEFPHIRTIAFSMFDQDAAIEQMRDAGASGYVLKTSPLDTLETAIHTVLNGQEFYDATLVPNTPNASVKNYKSSSVLSKSEREILKLIAQNMTSSEIASIRFTAVSTVDKHRKNMMRKLNLSGKGELLRYALETKYDF; encoded by the coding sequence ATGATACCTATAGCAATAGCAGAAGACCATCAAGCTCTCTTAGATGGCATACAATTATTATTTAAATATAATCAAGACATTTCGATCATAGGAATGGCAAATGATGGCGAAGAACTTTTAGATATTGTTCGAAAAAAACAACCTAAAATAATTATTACTGACATTAGAATGCCTAGAATGGATGGAATCACAATGACAAAAATTATATCTAACGAATTTCCTCATATACGAACTATTGCGTTTTCAATGTTTGATCAAGACGCAGCTATTGAACAAATGAGAGACGCTGGAGCGTCTGGATATGTTTTAAAAACAAGCCCCCTAGACACTCTTGAAACAGCAATACATACCGTTCTAAATGGACAAGAATTTTACGATGCAACACTCGTTCCCAACACTCCTAACGCAAGCGTAAAAAATTATAAATCTAGCTCTGTGCTCTCTAAAAGTGAACGAGAAATATTAAAGCTTATCGCTCAGAATATGACAAGCTCAGAAATCGCTTCTATTAGGTTTACAGCAGTATCTACAGTAGATAAACATCGTAAAAATATGATGCGTAAACTCAATCTTTCTGGTAAAGGGGAGCTTTTACGCTATGCTTTAGAAACAAAATACGATTTTTAA